A stretch of DNA from Saccharospirillaceae bacterium:
AACGGGTGATGGAATCCAGCAGAATGACGACGTCGCGTTTGTGTTCAACCAGACGCTTAGCTTTTTCGATCACCATCTCAGCAACCTGAACATGACGCGCTGGCGGCTCGTCGAAGGTCGATGCCACAACCTCGCCACGAACGGAGCGACGCATTTCAGTAACTTCCTCCGGACGCTCGTCGATCAACAATACGATCAGTTCTGCTTCAGGGTTGTTGCGGGTAATCGCTTGTGCTGTGGTTTGCAGCAGCATCGTTTTACCGGCTTTTGGCGGCGCGACAATCAGACCACGCTGACCTTTACCGATCGGAGCAATCAGATCGAGTACACGAGAGGACAAATCCTCCGTAGAGCCGTTACCGACTTCCAGTACCAGGCGCTCATCCGGGAACAACGGCGTCAGGTTTTCAAATAAGATTTTTGATTTTGCATTTTCTGGTTTGTCGTCGTTAATTTTCGCGACTTTCAGCATTGCAAAATAACGTTCGCCATCTTTTGGTGGGCGAATTTTACCTTCAATCTTGTCACCTTTACGCAGGTTGAAGCGACGAATCTGGCTCGGAGATACATAAATATCGTCCGGACCTGCCAGGTAGGAACTGCTGGCACTGCGCAGGAAACCGAAACCATCCTGAAGGATCTCAAGCACACCCTCTCCGTAAATGTCTTCACCACCTTTGGCGTGGTTTTTTAAGATCGCAAAGATGATGTCCTGCTTACGTGTACGGCTCACGTGTTCCAGGTTCATTTCTT
This window harbors:
- the rho gene encoding transcription termination factor Rho; amino-acid sequence: MNLSDLKLKSVPELLAIAKEMNLEHVSRTRKQDIIFAILKNHAKGGEDIYGEGVLEILQDGFGFLRSASSSYLAGPDDIYVSPSQIRRFNLRKGDKIEGKIRPPKDGERYFAMLKVAKINDDKPENAKSKILFENLTPLFPDERLVLEVGNGSTEDLSSRVLDLIAPIGKGQRGLIVAPPKAGKTMLLQTTAQAITRNNPEAELIVLLIDERPEEVTEMRRSVRGEVVASTFDEPPARHVQVAEMVIEKAKRLVEHKRDVVILLDSITRLARAYNTVVPSSGKVLTGGVDANALEKPKRFFGAARNVEEGGSLTIIATALVDTGSKMDEVIFEEFKGTGNQELHLDRKIAEKRIYPAINIRRSGTRREDMMFREADLQRLWILRKLMSEMEDVQAIEFMLDKLRQTKTNDEFFDSMRGGK